Below is a genomic region from Sneathia vaginalis.
TTTAATTCTCATGTTACACTTATACTAGATGACGATAAGGAGCTGATAGTTATGAATTCATATTTTTTGGCCCTACAAGAGATGAAAGATAATTTTAATGATAAATATATAGTTATACTTGATAGAAAAAATGCAGATTTTTTGTATAAAGGTTTTGTTTCTGTAGAGAAATATGATTATGAGGAGGATGAAATATTTAAAAGAATATTTGTATTTCATTTAGAAAATGGTAATATGATAACATTTGATTTTGAAGATGCCATATATGTTAAGTTAAATAAGTTAGATGAGTACGGACTTATATATGATAATTATTTAATAATGACAAATAACTTACATAAGGAGAATATACAAAACTATATTAATTTCCAAAATATAGATTTTACAAATAATGATATAGAAAATATATTATATGAAAAAAATCAATTTTAATATTGATTTTTTTTTGTAGTAAAATTGGCTATTGATTTTAAAGAAGCATATATATTTTTAATTTTTAAACTAGGTAAGCATATATTCTTTTAAATTTACAGGGTAAAATTTTTGTGATAGTATAGGGATACAAAAATTTAAAAGGGGTGATTTGTATGAAAATACAAAAAAAACGTAATCACGGTTTTACTTTAATTGAAGTAATAGCTGTCATGGCAATCATGTCATTAATTGCAACAATCGCAATACCTAAGGTGACTAAGTACATCGATAGGGCGAATAAGACTAGGGTAATTGCAGCAGTATCAGAGCTTAATAATCATGTTTTAAGTACTGAAATAACTGAAAAGGAAGCATTGAATAATATTGCTGCTGTATTAACAAGTTATGGTGATTTAAAATCATTAAAAATTGGTGCAACAGAACAAGGTGCATTTAAATCTGGTAGAGTTACTGGTACTTTAAAATTCGATAAGGGTGTAGTAACAGCTGAAATAACAACACCTGATGAATTAAAAGGTACAGTTGGACCTAATCAAATTCAATGATACACATCGTAGATATCATATTCCATATCACATTTCTATATTCTTGCTATATGGATATAGTAAGAAGGATTATTCCAGAAAAATCATTTTTAATTCTCTTATTTTTATCAATTATTAGAATATTACTTACAAACAAATTACTTAATATGTATTTAGCTATCAGTATTTTTATATTCCCTATATTCATTCAAATGTTAGTTGAAACATATTTAGAAAAAGAAATAATAGGCTTGGGAGATATAAAGCTATTTGTAACAGTTGGTCTATTTTTTTGTAGCACTGATATTATGTTTGTATTAAAATTCTATAATATCTTATACATATTCTCAGCAATATATATATTGATATTAAGAAGAATAAGGGGGTATATTGCATTTGCACCAATGATATATTTAGCATTTTGTATATTTAATTTAGGAGTTTTATGAAAAACAAGGGAGAAATGTTAATAGAGAGCTTACTTTCTTTGGTTATTATTTCCTTAGCTTTAATACCTATTTCCAATACATTAGGTAAGACAAGTAAGACAAAAAATCGTATAAATATCGCTATAAACAAAAGAATAAAAGAGAAAAATAAGTTGGAGGAGATAAAAAGCCTTAATTATTCAGAGTTTTTGAGCTATGTACGAAGAGATAGGGATGTGACGTATAAGAAGACGAGTACAACATATTCTTTATTTACCGATGAGAGTATATATATTATTAAGGTGGGTGAATATGAAGACGTATACATACCGTAATAAAGGCGTTATCTTAATCGAGTATTTTATTGTAACACTAATATTTTTTACATTTTTAGTAATATGCTCAGTTTTTTTGAAAAGAAGCTATTTTACAAGAAATGATATAAATAAGGACATTAGTTCATATGAGATAAATAAGGTGTTAGATAAAATAGCATATATGGTTGTAATAGATAACAACGTTGAAGTAACAAGTAATAGCATAGTATTAGATGATGTAGTTTTAAAATTAGAGAATAAGGTTTTAAAAGTATATAGTAATAAGTATAGGCAAGCAGATAAACTATTTTCTTTTGATAGAAGTAATATTTTTAAAACTGAGAATAAGGTAAGTATTGAATTTGAAATAAAGGGTAAGAAATACAATAGGGTGATGAGTCTAAAATGAAAAAGAAAAATATGGGATCATCTTTAATATATATTTTAATAATGCTATCAATTTTATCTATAGTATCTTATGGTTTCTTTGAGTATGTTCATGAGAAGAATAGGATTAGTAAAATTGATAAGTACAAGATTGATAAGAATATATTGAAGAAAAGATTAATAAAAAAAGAAAAGCGTCAGGTAAATATTTTGAATAATAGAGGATATTTATCATATGTACGTTTGAAAAATAGTGGAAGTTCATATACTGATTATGGGACAAATAGGGGTGCATACTTTAATATGTGCATTGGTACAAGAGAAATTACTGAAAAAATATTAGTTTCAGGTTCAGGTGAAAATGATGAAATTGAATTTGAGGGTAACTATATATTTTTTGAAGATCCTAAATATGAGTATAAGACAAGAAGAGTAACAGATTTAGACTTTTTAATATATGATATCTACAAAAAAAGTATAGGAGGCTATACAGTACAAAAAGTAGAGACATCTAGTAGAAGATCATTGAGTTTACCTTTAAAAAGAGAGGTTGATTATGGGACTATTTACGCATATTATTCAAAAAGTGTTTTAGACATACCTATAAAGATAAGAGAAAAGATTAGCTTTTCAAGAAGAAGTGGTAAATTAGTCCCAATTAGTCAAGAAATTGTATATTTAGATGAGGTAAAAAATGATTAAAATATTCGCAAAGAAAGATGAGATTTTTCTAAAATGTAAAGAAAAGATATACTATTTTAAGTTAATAGAATTAGAAAAAGACTTGGAAGATATAATATTTCAGTGTAATTTAGACAAAAAAGAAAAGATTTATTTAATACTTGATTTTGAAGCAAATGAAAGCCAATACTATATCGACATATTCACTTTCTATAACTTCAAAATTAGAAAGTTAGTAGAATTTCAAGAGATATTGTCTATGTTGAATGAAGAAATAATATATTTAGGAGAAAAAAGTAGCTTACATATCAAGGATAAAAAAATTGAAAAAATAGATGTATGTTTAAGTGATGAATTTGACTATAACGGTATAAGAAGTATTTATGTAAGAAAAGAGAATATAGAAGAAATTTTCGATATAATCGAAAAGGTGAAAATAAGGAAAATATATGCCATAAATTTATTAAAAAAAGATCAGATATTAATATTAATTTCTGCTATGTTCCTTATCTCTAGCTACATAACAACAACAATCTTGTATAGTACTGATAAATTAGAAAAGAGTATACAAGCAAATAGGGTAAAAAAAGGTAAAATAGACGCAGATATATTAAATACTAAAGAGTATATAAAAAAATTGGAAAAAGAGATAAGTGAAAATGAAGTTGTACAAGATTTAAGTTTAGAAATTAAAAATACTGAATACTATACTTTAATTAAGGATATGATATCGTATACAAAAAAGGGCATAGACTTAAAAAGTATTGAATATATAAATAACACACTAATAGTTGAAGGACAAGCAGACGACTATAACAGTGTAATTAATAACTTTAAAGACTTCACTATTGATTACTTAGTAAGTGAAAATGATAGGATAGGTTTTAAGATACTAAAGGAGGGTTTAAATGACTAAGTACATAGAAAAATATATTGGTATTTGCTTTATAACACTTTCTATATTCTCATCAGTATTAATCTTCAATACTAAAAAAACAAAGTATATGACAAAATTTTTATACAACAAAAATATATTAAATAATATAAAAGCAGATGAGTTACAAATAAAAGATTTAGTAAATGAGAAAAATAGTCTTGAAACAAAAGTTATTGAGAATAATAATAAAATTTCTGACATAAAAAATAAGTTGGAAGATTATGTGATAACAGAAGATGAATTTAAAAAAATAATGTACAGTTTAGCAAGTAAAAGTGGTTTAAAATTAATTAAAATAACAAAAAAGCAACAATTTAGCAATTTTTTTGAGTATAGTTTATGCTATTCAAATGTGCAGTTAAAAGGGGATTTAAGTTCATTAGGAAGATTTTTATACTACATAAATAAGATACCTAAACATATAGATACATCTAAATTCAGTTTAAGTGTAAATCAAGACAATCAGATATTAAATTTAGGGTATATAGAAAAAAAGGTGGTGTAAATGATTAAAAGAATATTTTTTGTAATGTTACTTTTTTCAAATATTTGCTTTTCTTACACTACTAAAAAAATGGAAAAAGAAGCAAATAACATATTTATCCCTATTACTAAAGTGACGGTAGAAAGTAAGTTAAATAATAGTATTACAAAAGAATTTGTCGATAAAAATGTAGTGTATAAATTAAAAAATAAGGTTGCAAATGATGTAATACCAGTTTTAATGGGTATTAATAATGTAAAAGTTAAGGGTATTGATGACTTTTTAATATTATCAGGTAAGCAAAAAGACGTAGAAGATATTAAAGATTTAATAGAACAAATAGATATTATGAAAAAACAGGTATTAGTTAAATTGAATATAATAGATACAAGTAAAAATCTATTTGATAGAATAGGATTCAATTGGAAATTTAATTCGAATTTCTCAATAATAGGTGCAGTTTCAGATTTCTTGGCAGGTAATTTGAGCTTTACTAACTTATTAAGAAACAGTTCAAAAATATTTGATGTAAATATAGATGCACTAAAAGAAAAAGGTGAAATAGTATTAAAATCAAGTCCCAATATATTAGTAGTTGATGGTAATAAGGGAATGTTTAAGGTAACTGACGAAACTGTTCTAATAGTTAAGGGTGATAAAAAAGAAAATGCTATGTCAAGAGAAGCAGGTATAATATTAGAAGTTTTACCAAAAATAAAGCAAAATTTAGACACTAATTATGTCGAGGTAAAGATAAAAGCAGAGATTAGTAATTTTAAATCTCGTGAAACAAAAAAACAAAATGTAATAGAAACAGTTGTGAATGTTGAAGATAAGAAGAGTATATTTATAGGGGGTACCACTAACTTAGTCACAGATAAGACAATAAGTAAGACTCCTATACTAGGCGATATACCAATAATAGGTAGTCTTTTTACATATAAGAGTAAGGCTAATGTTCAAAGAGAAGTATATATGGAATTAGAAGTAGGTATAGTATGAGTGATTTTGCATTTAGAAAAAAATTTTCTGAACAATTAAGTGATTTAATTGAAGGAGATATTAACTTATTAGAAGCAATAGGAATTCTTAAAAGATCATTTAAAGGTAAAAAAAGAGAAAAAGTAATGAAGTTACAGTATCTATTAGAAAAAGGGAAAAATTTAGATGAAGCTTTTAGTTGTATTTCAACAGATAAAGAATTCTTATCGTTTGTTAAAACGGGAGAAAAAACGGGTGATCTGAAGAAGTGCTTTAAGCTTTTAAAAGAAAAATATACTTTCATATCACAATTAAAATCAGAAGTAATTTCTATCCTTATTTATCCCATCATGGTAATATTAGCAGCCATCGTTATTTTCAATGTTCTTTTACTATTAGTAGTTCCAAAATTTATAGACATATACCAAGAATTAGGGCAAAATTTACCTAAAATAACAATGGTGGTAATAAATATATCTAATTTTTTGATAAAGTATAGGTTAATGATAGCAATATTTTTTGTATTCTTATCAGGTGTAATATATTTTTGTATATTAAGACAAAAAAGTGTATTAGATAGACTGCTATACAAAGTGGGTATAGTAAGGCTGTATATACTTTTAAGTTTTACTCAAAATATGTATGCATCGTTTTCATCTGGTATAGAATTCTTAGAAGCATTAAAGTTATCAATGAATACTAATAATATAGTATTTAGAAATGAATTAAATAGGATATATAAAAGAATAGAAAAAGGTGCTAGTATAAATTATGCTTTTAATAACTCAAGCTTTTTTGACGAAGAATACAAAAGCTATATTATAATAGCCGACATGACGGCAGATTTATCTAAAACATTTAATACACTAACTGTAATATTAAATAACAGATTAAGGTATAAAGTTAAAATATATCTAAAGTTTCTAGAGCCTATATCCATACTAATAATAGCTATTTTTGTAGGACTAATTGTTTTAGCGATAATGTTACCGTTATTTAATTTGGGTGAAAATTTAATGTAAAAGATATAGCATAAAGGGGGGGATTTGCATATCTAAGACAAAAAAAGATACAATCGAAGCAAAAGAGTTTGCTATTCAAATTTATACTAAAGACTTTAAAAATGACTATATAAGTCTAACGGATATTGCTAGATATAAAAGTGATGAGCCAAGTGATGTAATAAAAAATTGGATGAGAAGAAAAGATACAATTGAATTTCTTGGTTTATGGGAAAGCTTAAATAATATGAATTTCAATTCGGTCGAATTCGACCGAATTAAATCTGAAGCTGGATATAATACCTTTACATTATCTCCAAAGAAATGGGTAGAGAAAACAGAAGCAATCGGAATTATCTCAAAAGGTGGAAGATATGATGGTACATTTGCACATACAGATATTGCCTTTGAATTTGCTTCATGGATTTCTGCTGAGTTTAAGATGTATGTAATTCAAGATTACAAGAGACTTAAGTCAGATGAAAATTCTAAGCTATCGTTAGGTTGGAATTTGAATAGAGAAATTTCTAAGATTAATTATAAAATTCATACAGATTCAATTAGTGAAGCAGATATGCTAAATGTTGCCTTATTTAACAAGAGATCTAAACAGTGGCGTGAAGAAAATCCTAACTTAAAGGGTAATATGAGAGACTATGCAAGCCTGAATGAATTACTTGTGCTTGCTAGAACCCAGCATATGTCAATTGAAAAGTTGAACAATACAGGGATTAAGAGCTTAGAAAATAAAAGTTAAAATATATCTAAAGTTTCTAGAGCCTATATCCATACTAATAATAGCTATCTTTGTAGGACTAATTGTTTTAGCAATAATGTTACCGTTATTTAATTTGGGTGAAAATTTAATGTAAAAAAATTCGTTATTTAGAAAATTAGTCTTGAATTTATTATACAAAATGATATAATAAATACAGAAATAAATAGGGTTTCAGAGATGTGTGTTCTCTTACCGAGAGTACGGGTTGGAAATATACTAGACGGACATACACGCACAGTTATACTTAATCTGGGTCTACTGTGGTAAGTTGTTGAAAAAACGGAATACTAAAAGTAAATTAAAAGACTAAATTATAGAAATATAGTTTGGTCTTTTTTGTTGTAATTTTTTAGAAAGGTAAACAAACAATGAATAAAATAAAAGAAATATATAATTGGTACAAAGAATTTAATAACAAGGAAATTGTAATACAAACAGAAAATAAAAACTTAGAAATAAAAATTAATAATAAAGCTTTGCCACATTTATTAGGCATACATTATATAGGTGTTAAAAATAAAATACCTGTTAGAGAATTAATACATAAAATAAAAACATTACATGATGAAGATATTTTTAAAGAAATATTTATAAATAATCCTAATACTATATCAAGTGTAAAAAATAGAATAAATAATTTTGAAGAATTTATGAAAAATTTAGAAAATGCAATATTGGTAGAAAATACATATGATTCTACCTTAAAATCACAACATTTTTTCATACAAACAAAAGAAAATAAAATATTACATTTAGGTTTAATAGATGCTGGTTATTCAGATATACCTGTTGAATTTGATGTAATTGATAAAAAATATCTTGAAACATTTATACAAGAAAAAACTAATAAAAGATATAAAGATACTCAAATAGTTGAACACGTTAAAAATATTTACGAATATGTAAATGATGAACTAAAATATTTTTCATTTGACACTGGAAAGCAAGAAAAACTAGACGAAGTTGCAAAGATAGATAAAAACTATGATTATCACGAAGCGTTAAATAAGAGTATTGAAGAAATAAAAAAAGAAAAGCAAACAATTGATATGTGGAGCAAATGGAAAAATAGAAGTTATGATGACGATTGGGAAAGATAATAATTAAAAGCACAATTGGAATTGAATAATTAAATTTAGTCTTGAATTTATTATACAAAATGATATAATAAATACAGAAATAAATAAGGTTTCAGAGATGTGTGTTCTCTTACTGTCAGAGCAGGTTGGAAATACTCTGAACGGACATACACACACAGTTAATACTTATATCTGGGTTTGACCATAGCGGTAGTTGAATAGCTAAAAGTAAATTAAAAGACTAAATTATAGAAATATAGTTTGGTCTTTTTTTGTTTTAATTTTTTTAGAAAGGAAAACAAATTATGAATAAAATAAAAGAAATATATAATTGGTACAAACAATTTAATAATAAAGAAATTGTAATACAAACAGAAAATAAAAACTTAGGAATAAAAATAACTAATACTGCATTGCCACATTTATTAGGCTTACAATATATTGAAGAAAAAGCCACTAAATTGATTGGAACAGATTTAATTAAATTAATTAAAAATATTGATGATGACAATGTATTTTATAAAAAAATATTAAAAAATAATTTCAAAATGTTAGAAAGTGTAAAAAATAGAATAAATAATTTTGAAGAATTTATGAAAAATTTGGAAAATGCAATATTGGTAGAAAATACATATGATTCTACCTTAAAATCACAACATTTTTTCATACAAACAAAAGAAAATAAAATATTACATTTAGGTTTAATAGATGCTGGTTATTCAGATATACCTGTTGAATTTGATGTAATTGATAAAAAATATCTTGAAACATTTATACAAGAAAAAACTAATAAAAGATATAAAGATACTCAAATAGTTGAACACGTTAAAAATATTTACGAATATGTAAATGATGAACTAAAATATTTTTCATTTGACATTGAAAAGCAAGAAAAACTAGAAGAAGTTGCAAAGATAGATAAAAACTATGATTATCACGAAGCGTTAAATAAGAGTATTGAAGAAATAAAAAAAGAAAAGCAAACAATTGATATGTGGAGCAATTGGAAAAATAGAAGTTATGATGACGATTGGGAAAGATAATAATTAAAAGCACAATTAGAATTGAATAATTAAAGTTAGTCTTGAATTTATTATACAAAATGATATAATAAATACAGAAATAAATAAGGTTTCAGAGATGTGTGTTCTCTTACTGTCAGAGCAGGTTGGAAATACTCTGAACCGTCATACACACACAGTTAAACTTAATCTGGGCATACTATGGCAAGTATTTGAAAAAATGAAATGCTAAAAGTTAATAAAGACTAAATTATAAAAATAGTTTGGTCTTTTTTTGTTTTAAATTTTTTAGAAAGGAAAAAACTATGAATAAAATAAAAGAAATATATAATTGGTACAAACAATTTAATAATAAAGAAATTGTAATACAAACAGAAAATAAAAACTTAGAAATAAAAATAACTAATAGAATTGAATAATTAAATTTAGTCTTGAATTTATTAGACAAAATGATATAATAAATATAGAAATAAATAAGGTTTCAGAGATGTGTGTTCTCTTACCGAGAGTACGGGTTGGAAATATACTAGACGGACATACACACACAGTTATACTTAATCTGGGTCTTATCATAGCGATGTTAAAAGTTAAAAGTAAATTAAAAGACTAAATTATAAAAATAGTTTGGTCTTTTTTTGCTTTAAATTTTTTAGAAAGGAAAACAAACAATGAATAAAATAAAAGAAATATATAATTGGTACAAACAATTTAATAATAAAGAAATTGTAATACAAACAGAAAATAAAAACTTAGAAATAAAAATAACTAATACTGCATTGCCACATTTTACAAAATCACGATATAAAAATTATGATAATTTACCTGATAATGCTGAATATTATAGAGATAATAACAGAAAAAGAGTTAAAATCAAATAGACCAATATTTAAAACAAAAGAATAGAACTACAAAAGATATAAATAACTAGTGATAAATTCTTATCTCTAGTTATTTTTTAATTCATTAAAGTTAAAAAATATGTTAGAATAAACATGGTGATTAAAATGAATTTATATGAAAAAATAGAACCATATAACAAAGGATATTTAAAAGTTTCAGATATACATGAAATATACTTTGAGGAATGTGGTAATAAGGAAGGATTACCTATAGTATTTGTACACGGTGGTCCAGGATGTGGTAGTGGTGAAATTGCAAGACAATTTTTCAATAAAGATAAATATAGAATAATAATATTTGATCAAAGAGGATCAGGTAGATCTAAGCCTTTTGTTGAATTAAAAGAAAATACAACATTTGACTTAGTTGAAGATATGGAAAAATTAAGAAAACATTTAGGAATAGAAAAATGGATACTTTTTGGTGGAAGTTGGGGAACTACACTAAGTTTAGTTTATGCAATTAATCATAGTGATAGGGTTTCTGGAATGATACTACGAGGTATATTTTTAGCACGTAGAGAAGATGTTGATTGGCTATACTGTGGAGGAGCAGGTCAATACTTCCCTTATGAATTTGAAAAATATATATCAGTATTAAGTGAAGAAGAAAGAAAAGATATAGTAGGAAGTTATATGAAATATTTGGGTTCTAGTGATAAAGAAGTTGTTTCTAAATATGCGAAATATTGGAACGATTGGGAAAGTAGTTGCATCAGACTATATCCTATGGAACTTCCTAGTGAAGTAACAGATTATGATATAGCAGTTGCAAGGCTAGAATGCCACTATTTCTATAACAATTCATTTATTCCTGAAAACTACATACTAAACAATGTAGATAAGATAAAAGATATTAAGACATTAATTTGTCATGGTAGATATGATATTGATTGTAGACCTAGTGGGGCTTATCAATTAGCTAAAAAAATGAATAATTGTAAATTAATATTTGTAGATGCTGCAGGACATTCATCATTTGAACCTAATATTGCAAAACAACTTATTGAATTTACAGATGGGTGGTGTTGATTATGACTATTAGAGAAAAAATAGATAAAATACATGAAATGGAAAAAGAAAGAGAAGTTTTAATACGTGAAAGTAAGACAGTAGAAGAAGTTGCATTATTAAAAAAGATGCTAGATTATACAATAGATGTGTATGGGCAAGATTCAAATAGCACAATAAAGATGTTAAATGAATTAGGTGGTACATCTAAGTATATAGGAGAGTATGATACAGGAATACACGCATTAACACAAGCAAGAGGTATAATAGAAAACAAGTTTGGTAAAGAATCTATTGCCTATGCAACTACAACTTTAAACTTAGCTGAAGTATTAAGATTTAAGGGAGATATTGATAAGTTAGAAGTATTGTATAAGGAAGTTTTAGCAATATATGATAAGTATGGTATAAAGGATAGATATGAATATGCAAGTGTTTGTAATAATTTAGGATTATACTATCAAGATACAAATCAAATGGATAAGGCTATTAAATTACATTTAATAAGTCTTGAAATATTAAAAAAATTACCAGAATACAAAATTGCATTAGCAACTACGTATAATAATATGGCAATAGCATATAGAGGTTTAGGTGAAGATGAAAAGTCTGATGAATGTATTAAGACATGCCTTAGCATATACGAAAAAGAGGTAGGTAAGGGACATGCAATGTACTCAGCAGCTATTAATAATCTAGCAGTTGCTTTCTATAACCAAGGTAAATTAGAAAAAGCATTGGAATTATTTAAAAAAGTTTTATTCATATGTGAAGCATCATTTGGAAGAGGCAGTGTAAACTATGAAAAAGTAAAACAAAATGTTGATATGGTTGAAGAAACAATAGAAATGAGAAAGAAGAAATGAAGGGAATAGATTTAGCAGAAAATAATTTTTTTAATAATATTTTGCCAAAACTTAGAAAATATGATATAAAAATATCTGCAGGCCTTATAGGCTACGGGTCAGAATGTTATGGATTTGATGATGAGTATTCACATGACCATGATTATTCAGATCAACCATGTATATGGTTAAGTAGTGAAGATTATGAAAAATATGGGGATGAATTAAAAAAACTCATATATAATGAAAAGTACGAAAAGACTAAGACGGTTTGGTCTAATGATAGAAGAGGTATATTAAATGTTGATGATTACATATACAGTTTTCTTGGAAGTACAAGAGGTCCTAAAAAAGATACAGATTATTTAAATATACCAGAATATCTATTATCATCTTTTACAAATGGTAAGATATTTATTGATGAATTAGGTATAATATCAAGTGTTAGAGAAAAGGTTAAATTTTATCCTAGAGATATTAGATACAATAGAATAGCTACAAGATGTATGAATGCCTCACGTGAGGGGTTATATAACTATAACCGTTGCCTAAAGAGAAAAGAAATGGTTGCATGTAATCAAGCATTATCTAAATTTATTGAAGAGACAATAGAGTTATACTTCTTAATCCATAAGAAATATTGCCCTTACTATAAGTGGTATCATAAAATGCTTGGAACTATAGATAAGAAGGCATATGATTTCTATACAAAATTAGTAGATGTAAATACGACTAATGATGAAAAGATAAGTGTTATCGAAAGTATATGTAGTGATATAATAGATAAATTAGAAGAAGAAGAAATCATAATACGTGTAAGTGATTATTTAGGATATTATGGACCTATTATTCAATCAAGAATAGATAATGATGAAATTAGAGATTTAGGTTTTTGGAGTGATAAATAATGGAAGAATTAGTAGATAAAATAGTAGAAATTGAATGGTCATATTTTACAAATCTTAAAAATACTGGAGGTAGAGCAAGTTGTCAAGATAACCGTGAAGAGTTTTTTTTAACAAGAAAAAGCCAATGGGAAAGCTTAAATGAAGATATATTAAAAAGTTATCTAGATGATTT
It encodes:
- a CDS encoding type II secretion system protein — its product is MKIQKKRNHGFTLIEVIAVMAIMSLIATIAIPKVTKYIDRANKTRVIAAVSELNNHVLSTEITEKEALNNIAAVLTSYGDLKSLKIGATEQGAFKSGRVTGTLKFDKGVVTAEITTPDELKGTVGPNQIQ
- a CDS encoding prepilin peptidase, with protein sequence MIHIVDIIFHITFLYSCYMDIVRRIIPEKSFLILLFLSIIRILLTNKLLNMYLAISIFIFPIFIQMLVETYLEKEIIGLGDIKLFVTVGLFFCSTDIMFVLKFYNILYIFSAIYILILRRIRGYIAFAPMIYLAFCIFNLGVL
- a CDS encoding type II secretion system F family protein, coding for MSDFAFRKKFSEQLSDLIEGDINLLEAIGILKRSFKGKKREKVMKLQYLLEKGKNLDEAFSCISTDKEFLSFVKTGEKTGDLKKCFKLLKEKYTFISQLKSEVISILIYPIMVILAAIVIFNVLLLLVVPKFIDIYQELGQNLPKITMVVINISNFLIKYRLMIAIFFVFLSGVIYFCILRQKSVLDRLLYKVGIVRLYILLSFTQNMYASFSSGIEFLEALKLSMNTNNIVFRNELNRIYKRIEKGASINYAFNNSSFFDEEYKSYIIIADMTADLSKTFNTLTVILNNRLRYKVKIYLKFLEPISILIIAIFVGLIVLAIMLPLFNLGENLM
- a CDS encoding KilA-N domain-containing protein encodes the protein MSKTKKDTIEAKEFAIQIYTKDFKNDYISLTDIARYKSDEPSDVIKNWMRRKDTIEFLGLWESLNNMNFNSVEFDRIKSEAGYNTFTLSPKKWVEKTEAIGIISKGGRYDGTFAHTDIAFEFASWISAEFKMYVIQDYKRLKSDENSKLSLGWNLNREISKINYKIHTDSISEADMLNVALFNKRSKQWREENPNLKGNMRDYASLNELLVLARTQHMSIEKLNNTGIKSLENKS
- a CDS encoding PBECR4 domain-containing protein, which produces MNKIKEIYNWYKEFNNKEIVIQTENKNLEIKINNKALPHLLGIHYIGVKNKIPVRELIHKIKTLHDEDIFKEIFINNPNTISSVKNRINNFEEFMKNLENAILVENTYDSTLKSQHFFIQTKENKILHLGLIDAGYSDIPVEFDVIDKKYLETFIQEKTNKRYKDTQIVEHVKNIYEYVNDELKYFSFDTGKQEKLDEVAKIDKNYDYHEALNKSIEEIKKEKQTIDMWSKWKNRSYDDDWER
- a CDS encoding PBECR4 domain-containing protein, which codes for MNKIKEIYNWYKQFNNKEIVIQTENKNLGIKITNTALPHLLGLQYIEEKATKLIGTDLIKLIKNIDDDNVFYKKILKNNFKMLESVKNRINNFEEFMKNLENAILVENTYDSTLKSQHFFIQTKENKILHLGLIDAGYSDIPVEFDVIDKKYLETFIQEKTNKRYKDTQIVEHVKNIYEYVNDELKYFSFDIEKQEKLEEVAKIDKNYDYHEALNKSIEEIKKEKQTIDMWSNWKNRSYDDDWER
- a CDS encoding PBECR4 domain-containing protein, with product MNKIKEIYNWYKQFNNKEIVIQTENKNLEIKITNTALPHFTKSRYKNYDNLPDNAEYYRDNNRKRVKIK
- the pip gene encoding prolyl aminopeptidase, whose protein sequence is MNLYEKIEPYNKGYLKVSDIHEIYFEECGNKEGLPIVFVHGGPGCGSGEIARQFFNKDKYRIIIFDQRGSGRSKPFVELKENTTFDLVEDMEKLRKHLGIEKWILFGGSWGTTLSLVYAINHSDRVSGMILRGIFLARREDVDWLYCGGAGQYFPYEFEKYISVLSEEERKDIVGSYMKYLGSSDKEVVSKYAKYWNDWESSCIRLYPMELPSEVTDYDIAVARLECHYFYNNSFIPENYILNNVDKIKDIKTLICHGRYDIDCRPSGAYQLAKKMNNCKLIFVDAAGHSSFEPNIAKQLIEFTDGWC
- a CDS encoding tetratricopeptide repeat protein; this encodes MTIREKIDKIHEMEKEREVLIRESKTVEEVALLKKMLDYTIDVYGQDSNSTIKMLNELGGTSKYIGEYDTGIHALTQARGIIENKFGKESIAYATTTLNLAEVLRFKGDIDKLEVLYKEVLAIYDKYGIKDRYEYASVCNNLGLYYQDTNQMDKAIKLHLISLEILKKLPEYKIALATTYNNMAIAYRGLGEDEKSDECIKTCLSIYEKEVGKGHAMYSAAINNLAVAFYNQGKLEKALELFKKVLFICEASFGRGSVNYEKVKQNVDMVEETIEMRKKK
- a CDS encoding DUF4037 domain-containing protein; translation: MKGIDLAENNFFNNILPKLRKYDIKISAGLIGYGSECYGFDDEYSHDHDYSDQPCIWLSSEDYEKYGDELKKLIYNEKYEKTKTVWSNDRRGILNVDDYIYSFLGSTRGPKKDTDYLNIPEYLLSSFTNGKIFIDELGIISSVREKVKFYPRDIRYNRIATRCMNASREGLYNYNRCLKRKEMVACNQALSKFIEETIELYFLIHKKYCPYYKWYHKMLGTIDKKAYDFYTKLVDVNTTNDEKISVIESICSDIIDKLEEEEIIIRVSDYLGYYGPIIQSRIDNDEIRDLGFWSDK